From Coriobacteriaceae bacterium, a single genomic window includes:
- a CDS encoding HIT family protein, whose amino-acid sequence MEQHTDCSYCMCGTDNTLVDAFGIPMLDLPASKLILFKEQSHKGRVIVASKQHVDDISCMSEEDAAAFMADVRHVAAALHKAFNPDKINFGAYGDTMHHLHVHIVPKYKDDTFEFGDVFAMNPGRVTLEPAQYDEIAQAIIANL is encoded by the coding sequence ATGGAACAGCACACCGATTGCTCGTACTGCATGTGCGGGACCGACAACACGCTCGTCGATGCCTTTGGCATCCCCATGCTCGACCTGCCCGCCAGCAAGCTTATCCTGTTTAAGGAGCAGAGCCACAAGGGCCGCGTGATTGTGGCCTCCAAGCAGCACGTCGACGACATCTCCTGCATGTCCGAGGAGGACGCCGCTGCCTTTATGGCCGATGTCCGCCATGTCGCCGCCGCGCTGCACAAGGCGTTCAACCCCGACAAGATCAACTTTGGTGCCTACGGCGACACCATGCATCACCTGCACGTGCACATCGTCCCCAAGTACAAGGACGACACGTTTGAGTTTGGCGACGTGTTCGCCATGAACCCCGGCCGCGTCACGCTCGAGCCGGCTCAGTACGACGAGATCGCCCAGGCAATCATCGCCAACCTGTAA
- the eda gene encoding bifunctional 4-hydroxy-2-oxoglutarate aldolase/2-dehydro-3-deoxy-phosphogluconate aldolase: MFDQFYTTLESLGIVPVVVLDKVEDAAPLAHALMAAGMKSAEVTFRTACAAECIAAMAEAEPEMCVGAGTVLTVEQVEQARAAGAKFIVSPGYNEDVVKHCIDIDLPVLPGTVTPSEVTAAVNLGLKVTKFFPAAQYGGLNTIKALAAPFVGHRFMPTGGVSTANVEEYLSSSAIIACGGTWMVKPALFADGDFSKVEQIAREAMDVVKKVRA, from the coding sequence ATGTTCGATCAGTTCTACACCACGCTTGAGTCCCTGGGCATCGTGCCGGTCGTCGTGCTCGACAAGGTCGAGGACGCCGCTCCGCTCGCTCACGCCCTGATGGCCGCTGGCATGAAGTCCGCCGAGGTCACCTTCCGCACCGCTTGCGCTGCCGAGTGCATCGCCGCTATGGCCGAGGCCGAGCCCGAGATGTGCGTGGGCGCCGGCACCGTCCTGACCGTCGAGCAGGTTGAGCAGGCCCGTGCCGCCGGTGCCAAGTTCATCGTCTCCCCGGGCTACAACGAGGACGTCGTCAAGCACTGCATCGACATCGACCTGCCCGTGCTGCCCGGCACGGTGACCCCCTCCGAGGTCACCGCTGCCGTCAACCTGGGCCTCAAGGTCACCAAGTTCTTCCCGGCAGCCCAGTACGGCGGCCTCAATACCATCAAGGCCCTCGCTGCTCCGTTTGTCGGTCACCGCTTTATGCCCACCGGCGGCGTGAGCACCGCAAACGTCGAGGAGTACCTGAGCTCCTCCGCCATCATCGCCTGCGGTGGCACTTGGATGGTCAAGCCGGCCCTGTTCGCCGACGGCGACTTCTCCAAGGTCGAGCAGATCGCCCGCGAGGCCATGGACGTCGTCAAGAAGGTCCGCGCCTAG
- a CDS encoding sugar kinase, whose amino-acid sequence MGKTVLTFGEIMMRLSPKDHLRIEQATEFDVRYGGAEANTALSLAYQGDKAAYVSVVPANRLGECALRSLKVYDVDTTRVVRQGDRLGSYVFEVGASQRGNGCVYDRKYSAINMAKRDVFDWDEILKGIDVFYFSGVTPAVSDEMAAACKDALTACRAKGITTVCDVNYRGKMWSPEKSQATMKELLPLVDICIANDEDAPAGLGMTCVSGSLAHGIEERDTYVEMARQICAEYGCKKVASVVRNISCVERSIWMGMLYDAESGEHWFSPAHDVHVLEGVAAGDAFNAGLVHALINDFDPQDAVNYAIAASILKLTIKGDSNLVTADEIAAVANAADGGTRVAR is encoded by the coding sequence ATGGGTAAAACGGTTCTTACCTTCGGCGAGATTATGATGAGGCTCTCGCCCAAAGATCACCTGCGTATTGAGCAGGCCACCGAGTTCGACGTCCGCTACGGCGGCGCCGAGGCCAACACCGCGCTTTCCCTGGCCTATCAGGGCGACAAGGCCGCTTACGTTTCCGTCGTTCCGGCCAACCGCCTGGGCGAGTGCGCCCTGCGCTCGCTGAAGGTCTACGACGTCGACACCACGCGCGTCGTGCGTCAGGGCGACCGTCTTGGCTCCTATGTGTTTGAGGTCGGTGCCTCGCAGCGCGGCAACGGCTGCGTCTACGACCGCAAGTACTCCGCCATCAACATGGCCAAGCGCGACGTCTTTGACTGGGACGAGATCCTCAAGGGCATCGACGTCTTCTACTTCTCTGGCGTGACGCCCGCCGTCTCCGACGAGATGGCTGCCGCCTGCAAGGACGCTCTCACCGCTTGCCGCGCCAAGGGCATCACCACCGTGTGCGACGTTAACTACCGCGGCAAGATGTGGTCGCCCGAGAAGTCGCAGGCAACCATGAAGGAGCTCCTGCCGCTCGTCGACATCTGCATCGCCAACGACGAGGACGCACCTGCCGGCCTCGGTATGACCTGCGTCTCCGGCTCCCTTGCCCACGGCATCGAGGAGCGCGACACCTACGTCGAGATGGCCCGTCAGATCTGCGCCGAGTACGGCTGCAAGAAGGTCGCCTCGGTCGTCCGCAACATCTCCTGCGTCGAGCGCTCCATCTGGATGGGCATGCTCTATGACGCCGAGAGCGGCGAGCACTGGTTCTCCCCTGCTCACGATGTGCACGTGCTCGAGGGCGTTGCCGCCGGCGACGCTTTCAACGCCGGCCTCGTCCATGCCCTCATCAACGACTTCGACCCGCAGGACGCCGTCAACTACGCCATCGCGGCCTCGATCCTCAAGCTCACCATCAAGGGCGATTCCAACCTGGTGACCGCCGATGAGATCGCCGCTGTGGCCAACGCTGCCGACGGTGGCACCCGCGTCGCCCGTTAA
- a CDS encoding LacI family DNA-binding transcriptional regulator: MAQMRIKDIAAEAGVSPATVSRYLNNRPGQMTEDTRARIAEVIERTGYRPRAAARNLRSSRTNLIGVILADIANPFSSAMLEGLSASAAARGCSLMTAISGNDPAKEAESLTRLIDAGVDGLVVNTCGGNDAAIATAAGRLPVVLLDRDIEDGGIDLVTSNNRELVAGLVDALAAAGSERLCLLTEASDDSPVRRERAEAFTDELSRRGLAGEVVTLADGGAEGISRLDEAIRDYAGKKLGLIAVNGLVFLRLTEALAQLGPSLPAGLKIATFDDYPWNHVLFGGVTTAAQDTLAIAERVVERLSERIDVVTTTVGEAARLAPKHIEIPGHIESRASTSR, encoded by the coding sequence ATGGCGCAGATGAGAATCAAAGACATTGCCGCCGAGGCGGGGGTGAGCCCGGCCACCGTTTCGCGCTATCTCAACAACCGCCCCGGGCAGATGACCGAGGATACCCGTGCCCGCATCGCCGAGGTCATCGAGCGCACGGGCTATCGTCCCCGTGCCGCCGCGCGCAACCTGCGCAGCTCGCGCACCAACCTCATCGGCGTCATCCTCGCCGACATCGCCAACCCGTTCTCGAGCGCCATGCTCGAGGGCCTTTCCGCCAGCGCCGCCGCGCGCGGCTGCTCGCTCATGACGGCCATCAGCGGCAACGACCCCGCCAAAGAGGCCGAGTCGCTCACTAGGCTCATCGATGCGGGCGTGGATGGCTTGGTCGTCAACACCTGCGGCGGCAACGACGCGGCGATCGCCACGGCTGCGGGGCGCCTGCCGGTCGTGCTGCTCGACCGCGACATCGAGGACGGCGGCATCGACCTGGTGACGTCTAACAACCGCGAGCTCGTCGCCGGCCTGGTCGACGCCCTGGCTGCCGCGGGTAGCGAGCGTCTGTGCCTGCTCACCGAGGCAAGCGACGACAGCCCCGTCCGTCGCGAGCGTGCCGAGGCCTTTACCGATGAGCTCTCGCGTCGCGGTCTTGCCGGCGAGGTCGTCACGCTGGCCGACGGCGGCGCTGAGGGCATCAGCCGTCTGGACGAGGCCATTCGCGATTATGCGGGTAAAAAGCTCGGCCTTATCGCCGTAAACGGCTTGGTCTTCTTGCGCCTGACCGAGGCGCTGGCCCAGCTTGGCCCCTCGCTGCCGGCGGGCCTCAAGATCGCGACGTTCGACGACTATCCCTGGAACCACGTGCTCTTTGGCGGCGTGACCACGGCCGCGCAGGACACCCTGGCGATTGCCGAGCGCGTTGTCGAGCGCCTGTCCGAGCGCATCGATGTCGTCACCACCACGGTGGGCGAGGCCGCAAGGCTCGCGCCCAAGCACATCGAGATCCCCGGCCACATCGAGTCCCGAGCCTCCACGTCGCGCTAG
- a CDS encoding trypsin-like peptidase domain-containing protein, producing the protein MSEYDSQRPQDAGNAGETQQQPRVQVESTPAGGNNIPYVQAYDTQTGQPLGGQQVVNKHTVVKTKTKKLPIFITALAGCACGALLVIALIMSGTLDIGGGKNAVTAGASGSSTQKITIDSEDTTLAEAVSAKALPSVVSITATSSGSQSGSLSQSADESDSSGSVGSGVVLDTEGHILTNNHVVDGYDQYVVTMDDGATHEAEFVGNDASSDLAVIKLKDADASKLTPIEIGDSSKLNVGEWVMAIGSPFGNEQSVSTGIVSALYRSTAMSSTSGNTIYANMIQTDAAINPGNSGGALVNDNGELVGINSLIESYSGSSSGVGFAIPVNYAKNIADQIIDGKTPVHPYLGATLSSVNALNARTNKLSTDSGAYVASVVEDGPAAKAGIQEGDVITKLGDDEITSADGLIIALRSHEVGEKVEITLVRGKEEKKVTVELGSDEELQNQQQDDSSTDTGNGGITDEQLRQYLEELLGQQGQGQGQGQGYGQGF; encoded by the coding sequence ATGAGCGAGTACGATTCCCAGCGTCCCCAGGATGCGGGCAACGCCGGCGAGACTCAACAGCAGCCGCGCGTGCAGGTGGAGTCGACGCCTGCCGGCGGCAACAACATTCCCTATGTGCAGGCCTACGACACGCAGACCGGCCAGCCGCTGGGTGGCCAGCAGGTCGTGAACAAGCACACGGTGGTCAAGACCAAGACCAAAAAGCTGCCGATCTTTATTACGGCGCTCGCCGGCTGCGCGTGCGGCGCCCTGCTGGTCATCGCACTTATCATGAGCGGCACGCTCGATATCGGCGGCGGCAAGAATGCCGTGACGGCGGGTGCTTCGGGTTCGTCGACGCAAAAGATCACGATCGACTCCGAGGACACCACGCTGGCCGAGGCCGTCTCTGCCAAGGCACTGCCCTCCGTGGTCTCCATTACCGCTACTTCGAGCGGCAGCCAGAGTGGTTCGCTTTCGCAGTCCGCTGACGAGTCGGACAGCTCGGGTAGCGTCGGCTCGGGCGTGGTGCTCGATACCGAGGGCCACATCCTCACTAACAACCACGTGGTCGACGGCTACGACCAGTACGTGGTGACCATGGACGACGGCGCCACCCACGAGGCCGAGTTCGTGGGCAACGATGCCTCGAGCGACCTCGCCGTCATCAAGCTCAAGGACGCCGACGCCTCCAAGCTCACCCCGATCGAGATCGGTGACTCCTCCAAGCTCAACGTTGGCGAGTGGGTCATGGCGATCGGCTCGCCGTTCGGCAACGAGCAGTCTGTCTCCACGGGTATTGTGTCAGCGCTCTATCGCTCCACGGCCATGAGCTCTACCAGCGGCAACACCATCTATGCCAACATGATTCAGACCGATGCCGCCATCAACCCGGGCAACTCCGGCGGCGCGCTCGTCAACGATAACGGCGAGCTCGTGGGTATCAATTCGCTCATCGAGAGCTATTCGGGCTCTAGCTCGGGCGTGGGCTTTGCCATTCCGGTCAACTACGCCAAGAACATTGCCGACCAGATTATCGACGGCAAGACGCCGGTTCATCCGTACCTGGGTGCCACGCTCTCGAGCGTCAACGCGCTCAACGCCCGCACCAACAAGCTGAGCACCGATAGCGGCGCGTATGTGGCGAGCGTTGTCGAGGACGGCCCCGCTGCCAAGGCCGGCATCCAGGAGGGCGACGTCATCACCAAGCTGGGTGACGACGAGATCACGAGTGCTGACGGCCTGATCATTGCGCTGCGTAGCCACGAGGTGGGCGAGAAGGTCGAGATCACACTCGTGCGCGGCAAGGAAGAGAAGAAGGTCACCGTCGAGCTGGGTTCCGACGAGGAGCTGCAGAACCAGCAGCAGGACGACAGCTCGACTGACACCGGCAACGGCGGCATCACCGACGAGCAGCTGCGCCAGTACCTGGAGGAGCTGCTGGGCCAGCAGGGTCAGGGTCAAGGCCAGGGTCAGGGTTACGGCCAGGGATTCTAG
- a CDS encoding FCD domain-containing protein, protein MRGKIRCVRALLHVATLNGGNLVVPRLMGVLKASVPLFIDVTGKKLVEETIRTHRGVADAIEARNPTAAHDAMYLHLVYNRNMIAEGAQAKSE, encoded by the coding sequence ATGAGAGGGAAAATTCGATGCGTACGGGCGCTACTCCATGTAGCCACCCTGAATGGCGGAAACCTCGTCGTTCCCCGTCTGATGGGCGTGCTCAAGGCATCCGTCCCCCTCTTTATCGACGTTACGGGCAAAAAGCTCGTCGAGGAGACCATCCGCACGCACCGCGGCGTGGCCGACGCCATCGAGGCGCGCAACCCCACCGCCGCGCACGATGCCATGTATCTGCACCTGGTCTACAACCGCAACATGATCGCGGAAGGCGCGCAGGCGAAAAGCGAGTAG
- a CDS encoding glutamine synthetase family protein: protein MNQQNIDYVLRSVEQRDIRFVRLWFVDILGRLKNFAISPEDLEVAFEEGIGFDGSAIEGFATPEEADMLAFPDASTFQILPWRPSHNGVARVFCDVCTPDRKPFAGDPRDALRRMFHKAEKAGYLLNVGAELEYYYFPDERTPEPLDNVGYFDLSVSDAARDLRRNTVLTLEKMSVPVEYTFHAAGRSQHGMSLRHAEALSMSDAITTAKLIIKQQAYESGCHASFMPKPLAGEDGSAMFLCQSLFDHDGNNVFWGEDDERYHLSDVAKHYMAGILAHAREISAITNPTVNSYKRITTGGDSVPQYATWGLRNRASMVRIPVYKPGKQLSTRIELRSPDPMANPYLVNTVTLAAGLDGIERKLELPPEATAETLKLNGRQMLEAGYTPLPRSLKEALDVFEDSQFMKDALGEHIHSFFLKKKRDEWHKFESTITEWEIKHYLANS, encoded by the coding sequence ATGAACCAGCAGAACATCGATTACGTACTCCGCTCTGTAGAGCAGCGTGACATCCGCTTTGTGCGTCTGTGGTTTGTCGACATTCTCGGTCGCCTCAAGAACTTTGCCATCAGCCCCGAGGACCTCGAGGTCGCTTTTGAGGAGGGCATTGGCTTTGACGGCTCGGCTATCGAGGGCTTTGCCACGCCCGAGGAAGCCGACATGCTCGCGTTCCCCGATGCCTCGACCTTCCAGATTCTGCCGTGGCGCCCGAGCCATAACGGCGTCGCCCGCGTGTTCTGCGACGTGTGCACTCCCGATCGCAAGCCTTTCGCCGGCGATCCGCGCGATGCCCTGCGCCGTATGTTCCACAAGGCCGAGAAGGCCGGCTACCTGCTCAACGTGGGCGCCGAGCTGGAGTATTACTACTTCCCCGACGAGCGCACGCCCGAGCCGCTCGACAACGTTGGCTACTTTGACCTTTCGGTGAGCGACGCCGCCCGCGACCTGCGCCGCAACACGGTCCTTACGCTCGAGAAGATGTCCGTGCCCGTGGAGTACACCTTCCACGCCGCCGGCCGCTCGCAGCACGGCATGAGCCTGCGCCATGCCGAGGCCCTGAGCATGTCCGACGCCATCACCACGGCCAAGCTCATCATTAAGCAGCAGGCCTACGAGAGCGGCTGCCACGCTTCCTTTATGCCCAAGCCGCTGGCGGGCGAGGACGGCAGCGCCATGTTCCTGTGCCAGTCGCTGTTCGACCACGACGGCAACAACGTCTTTTGGGGCGAGGACGACGAGAGGTACCATCTCTCCGACGTCGCCAAGCACTACATGGCCGGCATCCTGGCGCACGCGCGCGAGATCAGCGCCATCACCAACCCCACCGTCAACTCGTATAAGCGCATCACCACCGGTGGCGACTCCGTGCCGCAGTACGCCACGTGGGGCCTGCGCAACCGCGCGAGCATGGTCCGCATCCCGGTCTACAAGCCCGGCAAGCAGCTGTCCACGCGCATCGAGCTTCGCAGCCCCGACCCCATGGCCAACCCGTACCTGGTCAACACCGTCACGCTGGCGGCTGGTCTCGATGGCATCGAGCGCAAGCTGGAGCTTCCGCCCGAGGCCACGGCCGAGACGCTCAAGCTCAACGGTCGCCAGATGCTCGAGGCAGGCTACACGCCGCTGCCGCGCTCGCTCAAAGAGGCACTTGACGTGTTTGAGGACTCGCAGTTTATGAAGGATGCCCTCGGCGAGCACATCCACAGCTTCTTCCTTAAAAAGAAGCGCGACGAGTGGCATAAGTTCGAGTCCACGATCACCGAGTGGGAGATCAAGCACTACCTGGCGAACTCCTAA
- a CDS encoding GntR family transcriptional regulator, which produces MEQHQHYQSLQDQAYNALRSKIIYAELKPGTRLSAIGLEKETGIGRTPIRESFVRLREQELVETRPKSGTYVSKISMERAENACFLREKLERSVLIKCCSAATPEQKRRLEQILAESESLDHSETRRFFDLDNLFHETCFEIAGRHMLWDWMKSINTHFERYNWLRAVSQDLDWEPIRRQHRRILEAIKEGDTDAASYLAQTHLHLMPEEQGPVIALHPDYFELPKGSSI; this is translated from the coding sequence ATGGAACAGCACCAGCATTATCAGAGTCTGCAAGACCAGGCATACAACGCATTGCGCTCCAAGATCATCTATGCCGAGCTCAAGCCCGGCACGCGCCTTTCGGCGATTGGTCTGGAAAAAGAGACGGGGATCGGGCGCACGCCCATCCGCGAGTCCTTTGTGCGCCTGCGCGAGCAAGAGCTGGTGGAAACGCGTCCCAAGAGCGGTACCTATGTCTCAAAGATCAGCATGGAGCGTGCCGAGAACGCCTGCTTTTTGCGCGAGAAGCTCGAGAGAAGCGTGCTGATCAAATGCTGCTCGGCTGCCACGCCCGAGCAAAAGCGCCGGCTTGAGCAGATTCTCGCCGAGTCCGAGTCGCTCGACCACAGCGAGACGCGTCGCTTCTTTGATCTGGACAACCTATTCCACGAGACGTGCTTTGAGATTGCCGGCCGCCATATGCTGTGGGATTGGATGAAGAGCATCAACACGCATTTTGAGCGGTATAACTGGCTGCGCGCGGTGTCTCAGGATCTGGACTGGGAACCGATTCGTCGGCAGCATCGTCGAATTCTTGAGGCCATTAAAGAGGGCGATACCGATGCAGCGAGCTATCTGGCGCAGACGCATCTGCATCTGATGCCCGAAGAGCAGGGTCCGGTTATCGCCCTGCATCCAGATTACTTTGAGCTGCCCAAAGGCTCGTCCATTTAA
- a CDS encoding response regulator transcription factor translates to MSEKSALFMARTTRFHEFARSLTTTLGVEVSLATPDSPTAAHDFDLLILDSDGIRSDRIDQIAKWLDDRGGVPMLVIVDDEALGTLRLPNHAHADFVCPTATPNELKARAQRLMGEEETVTADDVLNIDNLEINLATYQVTLDDEPIDLTLMEYSLLSFLATHPNRAYSREVLLHRVWGFEYCGGTRTVDVHIRRIRSKVGPQIAAHITTVRGVGYLFKD, encoded by the coding sequence ATGTCCGAAAAGAGTGCCCTGTTCATGGCGCGCACGACGCGCTTCCACGAGTTTGCCCGCAGCCTGACGACCACCCTGGGTGTCGAGGTGAGCCTGGCCACTCCCGATTCGCCGACTGCGGCGCACGACTTTGACCTGCTGATCCTCGATTCCGACGGCATCCGCAGCGACCGTATCGATCAGATTGCCAAGTGGCTCGACGATCGCGGCGGCGTTCCCATGCTGGTGATTGTCGACGACGAGGCGCTCGGCACCCTGCGCCTGCCGAATCACGCGCATGCCGACTTCGTATGCCCCACGGCGACGCCCAACGAGCTCAAAGCTCGTGCGCAGCGCCTGATGGGCGAGGAGGAGACCGTCACCGCCGACGATGTGCTCAACATCGATAACCTCGAGATCAACCTGGCCACCTACCAGGTGACGCTCGACGATGAGCCCATCGACCTGACGCTGATGGAGTACTCGCTGCTGAGCTTTTTGGCGACGCATCCTAACCGCGCCTACAGCCGCGAAGTGCTGCTGCACCGCGTATGGGGCTTCGAGTACTGCGGCGGCACGCGTACCGTCGACGTGCACATCCGACGCATCCGCTCCAAGGTGGGCCCGCAGATCGCGGCGCACATCACCACCGTCCGCGGCGTGGGCTATCTGTTTAAGGACTAG
- a CDS encoding DUF6198 family protein, producing MRPLIIMNGEKIDWCHTVIRMLMYLAGVATLALGMSIQTASGLGVAALTCFATTLSMLTGKTLGFWITATYVAYIAAQAAILRREFQPRILLELFFSTLIGGFTDFFMTVNPLHPTALPAQVVTMLLSLAITAFGVSLVVNMGVVPNAPDGLVQVIAEKLKRRFGDVKVVFDCSHVAASLALSLVFMHNLGGFGVTTAISALFLGHVINVANKLFAQRFIRAAFGK from the coding sequence ATGCGACCGCTCATCATCATGAATGGCGAGAAGATCGATTGGTGCCATACCGTCATCAGAATGCTGATGTATTTAGCAGGTGTCGCGACGCTCGCCCTCGGCATGAGTATCCAAACCGCATCGGGCCTGGGCGTTGCCGCACTCACCTGTTTTGCCACGACACTGTCCATGCTCACCGGCAAGACGCTTGGCTTTTGGATCACCGCGACCTACGTCGCCTACATCGCCGCACAGGCAGCTATCTTGCGCCGCGAGTTTCAGCCGCGCATTTTGCTCGAGCTCTTTTTCTCAACACTGATCGGTGGCTTTACCGACTTCTTTATGACCGTTAACCCCCTGCACCCCACCGCGCTGCCGGCACAAGTCGTAACCATGCTGCTCTCGCTTGCCATCACCGCGTTTGGTGTAAGCCTCGTCGTCAACATGGGCGTCGTTCCCAATGCGCCCGACGGCTTGGTGCAGGTCATTGCCGAAAAGCTCAAACGCCGCTTTGGCGATGTGAAGGTCGTATTCGATTGCTCGCACGTCGCCGCCTCGCTCGCGCTGTCGCTGGTCTTTATGCACAACCTGGGCGGCTTTGGCGTCACGACCGCCATCTCGGCACTGTTCCTGGGCCACGTCATCAACGTCGCCAACAAGCTGTTCGCCCAGCGCTTTATCCGCGCAGCATTCGGAAAATAG
- a CDS encoding ATP-binding protein — protein MQTNPFKPTAGKTPPTIIGREDVLEEFNEGLVNGPGAPGRLMRIAGVRGTGKTVLLDECSRLAQSHGWTVIKEVATEGLCQRILEQLQPKLQAKHARFEPTVAGVSIGSIDIERIGPSLRDAMRQAISKNGNGLLITLDEVQDAELDEVRTLSIAIQQVIGEDLDIAFVFAGLPSMIESVINGKTLTFLRRALPFDLKAVAVTEVSYSLEETIEASGMELQPGIAGQLAEATQGYPFMIQLVGYYAWQLARRAHTTVIGEEEAKRGIATARERFCAMVIEPALQRIPPTCIAYLLSMASLGQTSSTSMVADDLNKTPQQVSSIRSRLLRESIIEAPSYGKVSFAIPYMRDYLNEHKAELEVEL, from the coding sequence ATGCAAACAAACCCTTTTAAGCCCACGGCAGGTAAAACACCTCCTACGATTATCGGCCGCGAAGATGTACTCGAGGAATTCAATGAAGGCCTCGTCAACGGGCCTGGTGCCCCGGGGCGCCTAATGCGCATAGCCGGCGTCCGTGGAACGGGCAAGACGGTCCTCCTTGACGAGTGCTCACGTTTGGCGCAAAGCCATGGTTGGACGGTCATAAAAGAGGTCGCAACCGAGGGGCTTTGCCAGCGTATTCTCGAACAGCTGCAGCCCAAACTCCAGGCAAAACACGCCAGATTTGAGCCCACCGTAGCTGGCGTATCCATCGGCAGCATAGACATTGAGCGAATCGGCCCATCGCTACGCGACGCCATGAGGCAGGCTATATCCAAGAATGGAAATGGCCTGCTCATCACCCTCGACGAGGTTCAAGACGCAGAACTCGATGAGGTCCGAACGCTCTCCATTGCGATTCAGCAGGTTATCGGCGAGGATCTTGATATCGCCTTCGTTTTTGCAGGGCTGCCCTCGATGATAGAAAGCGTCATCAACGGAAAGACGCTTACGTTTTTGCGCCGCGCCCTCCCCTTTGACCTGAAGGCTGTGGCGGTAACCGAAGTGTCGTACTCACTCGAAGAGACTATCGAAGCATCAGGCATGGAGTTGCAGCCGGGTATTGCCGGGCAACTTGCCGAGGCAACGCAAGGCTATCCTTTCATGATCCAACTCGTTGGATATTACGCATGGCAGCTAGCAAGACGCGCCCATACAACTGTTATTGGAGAGGAAGAGGCAAAGCGAGGCATCGCAACAGCGCGCGAACGCTTCTGCGCCATGGTAATCGAGCCCGCGCTGCAGCGCATTCCACCCACGTGCATCGCTTATCTGCTGAGCATGGCATCTTTGGGGCAGACGAGCTCGACCAGCATGGTTGCCGATGACTTAAACAAGACACCTCAACAGGTAAGTTCCATCCGCAGTCGCCTGCTGAGAGAGTCAATCATTGAGGCTCCCTCGTACGGCAAGGTCTCATTTGCCATCCCCTACATGCGCGACTACCTCAACGAACACAAAGCCGAACTGGAAGTTGAACTGTAG